A genome region from Manihot esculenta cultivar AM560-2 chromosome 5, M.esculenta_v8, whole genome shotgun sequence includes the following:
- the LOC110614564 gene encoding cyclin-D3-1 isoform X1, whose protein sequence is MAKHYPHSAALLNDALYCSEENWVEEARENCFLEEEEEGGESYCCNINKKQDSSSVLLSEPDLYWEDDELSSLFAKQEQNHLFNKLEINPSLAEARREAVHWMLKVNAHYSFTALTAVLAVNYLDRFLFSFHFQTEKPWMTQLTAVACLSLAAKVEETQVPLLLDLQVEESRYVFEAKTIQRMEILVLSTLQWRMNPITPLSFLDFITRRLGLKDYLCSEFLRRCERIILSIISDSRSMHYLPSVIAAATMLHVINGVEPCLRAEYESQLLGILGIDKDKVDDCSQLIIEMASRYPGSQSNKRKFSSVPGSPNGVIDVSFSSDSSNDSWTVAPSVSSSPMPLSKKSRALQSLNHATADFLSIPR, encoded by the exons ATGGCGAAACATTATCCTCACTCAGCTGCATTGCTTAATGATGCTCTCTATTGCTCTGAGGAGAATTGGGTGGAAGAAGCTAGAGAGAACTGTtttcttgaagaagaagaagaaggcggGGAGAGCTATTGCTGTAATATCAATAAGAAACAAGACAGTTCTTCAGTCCTTCTGTCAGAACCAGACTTGTATTGGGAAGACGATGAACTTTCTTCTTTGTTTGCTAAACAAGAGCAAAATCATTTGTTTAATAAACTAGAAATCAACCCATCTTTAGCTGAGGCTCGCCGTGAAGCTGTACACTGGATGCTCAAGGTCAATGCACACTACTCTTTCACTGCTTTAACTGCAGTTTTGGCCGTCAACTATCTTGATAGGTTCTTGTTTAGCTTCCACTTTCAGACAGAAAAGCCATGGATGACCCAACTCACTGCTGTGGCTTGTCTCTCTCTTGCTGCTAAGGTGGAGGAGACACAGGTTCCTCTTCTATTGGACCTTCAG GTGGAGGAGAGTAGGTATGTGTTTGAGGCCAAAACCATCCAGAGAATGGAGATTTTAGTGCTCTCTACTCTTCAATGGAGAATGAATCCTATAACTCCATTATCATTTCTTGATTTCATTACGAGGAGGCTTGGCTTGAAGGACTATCTCTGCTCGGAATTTCTCCGGCGATGTGAGCGCATAATTCTGTCTATAATCTCAG ATTCTAGGTCTATGCATTATCTACCTTCTGTCATTGCTGCTGCAACAATGCTGCATGTAATTAATGGCGTAGAACCCTGTCTTAGAGCTGAATACGAAAGCCAGCTATTGGGTATTCTTGGAATCGACAAG GACAAGGTGGATGATTGCAGCCAGCTCATAATAGAAATGGCATCAAGATACCCTGGAAGCCAATCAAACAAACGCAAGTTTAGTTCCGTTCCAGGCAGCCCAAACGGTGTAATAGATGTGTCGTTTAGCTCAGATAGCTCAAATGATTCATGGACAGTAGCACCATCAGTGTCTTCTTCACCAATGCCTTTGTCCAAGAAGAGCAGAGCACTGCAGAGTTTAAACCATGCAACTGCAGATTTTCTGAGCATTCCTCGCTAA
- the LOC110614564 gene encoding cyclin-D3-1 isoform X2 — protein sequence MAKHYPHSAALLNDALYCSEENWVEEARENCFLEEEEEGGESYCCNINKKQDSSSVLLSEPDLYWEDDELSSLFAKQEQNHLFNKLEINPSLAEARREAVHWMLKTEKPWMTQLTAVACLSLAAKVEETQVPLLLDLQVEESRYVFEAKTIQRMEILVLSTLQWRMNPITPLSFLDFITRRLGLKDYLCSEFLRRCERIILSIISDSRSMHYLPSVIAAATMLHVINGVEPCLRAEYESQLLGILGIDKDKVDDCSQLIIEMASRYPGSQSNKRKFSSVPGSPNGVIDVSFSSDSSNDSWTVAPSVSSSPMPLSKKSRALQSLNHATADFLSIPR from the exons ATGGCGAAACATTATCCTCACTCAGCTGCATTGCTTAATGATGCTCTCTATTGCTCTGAGGAGAATTGGGTGGAAGAAGCTAGAGAGAACTGTtttcttgaagaagaagaagaaggcggGGAGAGCTATTGCTGTAATATCAATAAGAAACAAGACAGTTCTTCAGTCCTTCTGTCAGAACCAGACTTGTATTGGGAAGACGATGAACTTTCTTCTTTGTTTGCTAAACAAGAGCAAAATCATTTGTTTAATAAACTAGAAATCAACCCATCTTTAGCTGAGGCTCGCCGTGAAGCTGTACACTGGATGCTCAAG ACAGAAAAGCCATGGATGACCCAACTCACTGCTGTGGCTTGTCTCTCTCTTGCTGCTAAGGTGGAGGAGACACAGGTTCCTCTTCTATTGGACCTTCAG GTGGAGGAGAGTAGGTATGTGTTTGAGGCCAAAACCATCCAGAGAATGGAGATTTTAGTGCTCTCTACTCTTCAATGGAGAATGAATCCTATAACTCCATTATCATTTCTTGATTTCATTACGAGGAGGCTTGGCTTGAAGGACTATCTCTGCTCGGAATTTCTCCGGCGATGTGAGCGCATAATTCTGTCTATAATCTCAG ATTCTAGGTCTATGCATTATCTACCTTCTGTCATTGCTGCTGCAACAATGCTGCATGTAATTAATGGCGTAGAACCCTGTCTTAGAGCTGAATACGAAAGCCAGCTATTGGGTATTCTTGGAATCGACAAG GACAAGGTGGATGATTGCAGCCAGCTCATAATAGAAATGGCATCAAGATACCCTGGAAGCCAATCAAACAAACGCAAGTTTAGTTCCGTTCCAGGCAGCCCAAACGGTGTAATAGATGTGTCGTTTAGCTCAGATAGCTCAAATGATTCATGGACAGTAGCACCATCAGTGTCTTCTTCACCAATGCCTTTGTCCAAGAAGAGCAGAGCACTGCAGAGTTTAAACCATGCAACTGCAGATTTTCTGAGCATTCCTCGCTAA